Proteins from a genomic interval of Chloroflexota bacterium:
- a CDS encoding bifunctional alpha,alpha-trehalose-phosphate synthase (UDP-forming)/trehalose-phosphatase: MRLLIVSNRLPITAVDEEGQLKFKDSVGGLVSGLSAYLDSLKGSGFTQFNYVWIGWPGASAEGEKREALKTRAREFNAYPVFLTEEAMDKFYLGFCNKTIWPLFHYFPTYAVYDWDYWNQYEQVNRTFCDTVLEILKPGDVVWVHDYHLMLLPRMLRARAPDVPIGFFLHIPFPSFEIFRLMPETWRKEILLGLLGADLLGFHTHDYTEYFLRCVLRLLGHEHTMGKMIVDGHIKKAETFPMGIDFERFQKIAHSPEARESKNKLRKTFPDAKIILSVDRLDYSKGVINRLHGYARFLEKNPEWREKVMLSMIVVPSRIGVEHYQETKSQIDGLVGEINGEFGTLTWTPILYQYKFLPITTLVPLYAATDVVLVTPLRDGMNLVAKEYIATRTDQTGVLILSEMAGAVKELGEAIIINPNHAEDIARALKEALEMPRDEQIRRNTIMQTRLKRYDVVSWASEFVQTLIAIHGEQEKFDAKYLGYFAVQKLTEDFHQAQRRLFLLDYDGTLAPFTEQPQTAKPSKDLIRILAAFAADQSNVVVLISGRDKETLSAWFGALGVNLIAEHGAWLSEKDGAWRLFRPLKNDWKTQVLPILDLYADRVPGSFVEEKEFSIAWHYRKADLGLGAARAKELVDDLVHFIANTDVQVLSGNKIVEVRSASVSKGTSIMHWLADPSFDFILAAGNDGSDEDIFKILPPTAYSIKVGMTPSHAKFNLFSPTELIRLLSELTAAVHHPCHFDKSRGA; encoded by the coding sequence ATGCGACTGTTAATCGTATCGAACCGATTGCCCATTACTGCCGTGGATGAGGAAGGGCAGTTGAAATTCAAAGACAGTGTGGGCGGTCTCGTCTCGGGATTGAGCGCCTACCTGGATTCGTTGAAAGGATCGGGGTTCACCCAGTTCAACTATGTGTGGATCGGTTGGCCCGGCGCCTCCGCGGAGGGCGAAAAAAGAGAAGCGTTGAAAACGCGCGCGCGCGAATTCAACGCCTACCCAGTCTTCCTCACCGAAGAAGCGATGGACAAGTTCTACCTCGGTTTTTGCAACAAGACTATTTGGCCCCTCTTTCACTATTTCCCAACCTACGCGGTGTACGATTGGGATTATTGGAACCAATATGAACAAGTCAATCGAACTTTTTGCGACACGGTGTTGGAAATTCTAAAACCGGGCGATGTCGTATGGGTTCACGACTACCACCTGATGCTGCTGCCCAGGATGCTACGCGCGCGCGCGCCCGATGTGCCGATCGGGTTTTTTCTCCATATACCGTTTCCATCGTTTGAGATCTTTCGGCTGATGCCGGAAACTTGGCGCAAAGAAATCCTGCTGGGTCTTTTGGGCGCAGACCTGCTTGGGTTCCACACGCACGATTACACCGAATACTTTTTGCGCTGCGTGCTGCGTTTGCTGGGACACGAACACACCATGGGCAAAATGATCGTAGATGGGCACATCAAAAAAGCCGAAACGTTTCCGATGGGGATTGATTTCGAACGATTCCAGAAGATCGCCCATAGCCCCGAGGCGCGCGAGTCCAAAAACAAACTGAGGAAAACCTTCCCAGACGCCAAGATCATTTTGTCGGTGGATCGCTTGGATTATTCCAAGGGGGTGATCAATCGCCTGCACGGCTATGCGCGCTTTCTCGAGAAGAATCCGGAATGGCGCGAAAAAGTCATGCTGTCCATGATTGTTGTCCCCTCCCGCATCGGGGTCGAGCATTATCAAGAAACCAAGAGCCAGATTGATGGACTGGTCGGAGAAATCAACGGTGAATTTGGGACGCTCACATGGACTCCGATTCTGTATCAATACAAATTTCTGCCGATTACTACGCTCGTGCCCTTGTACGCGGCGACGGACGTGGTGCTGGTCACGCCGTTGCGCGATGGCATGAACCTGGTGGCAAAAGAGTACATCGCCACGCGCACGGATCAAACGGGGGTCTTGATTCTGAGCGAGATGGCGGGAGCGGTAAAAGAATTGGGCGAAGCCATCATCATCAATCCCAATCACGCGGAGGACATTGCGCGCGCGCTCAAAGAAGCCCTGGAGATGCCCCGGGACGAGCAGATCCGGCGCAACACGATCATGCAAACGCGCTTGAAGCGGTACGACGTCGTGAGCTGGGCGAGTGAGTTCGTCCAAACCCTGATTGCGATCCACGGCGAGCAAGAAAAATTCGACGCCAAATACCTGGGCTACTTTGCGGTACAAAAACTGACGGAGGATTTCCATCAAGCCCAACGCCGATTGTTTCTTCTGGATTACGACGGCACGCTCGCGCCGTTCACCGAGCAACCGCAGACGGCAAAACCCAGCAAAGACCTGATCCGTATTCTCGCGGCATTCGCCGCGGACCAAAGCAATGTGGTAGTGCTCATCAGCGGACGCGACAAGGAAACGCTCTCCGCTTGGTTTGGCGCGCTCGGCGTTAACTTAATCGCCGAGCACGGCGCATGGTTGAGCGAAAAGGATGGCGCGTGGCGTTTGTTCAGACCCTTGAAGAACGATTGGAAGACCCAGGTTCTACCGATCCTCGACCTGTACGCGGATCGGGTGCCCGGTTCATTCGTCGAGGAGAAGGAGTTTTCGATCGCGTGGCATTATCGCAAAGCAGACCTTGGTCTCGGCGCGGCGCGCGCAAAAGAACTGGTGGACGATCTGGTTCACTTTATCGCGAATACGGATGTGCAAGTGCTGTCGGGCAACAAAATCGTTGAGGTACGTAGCGCTTCGGTGAGCAAGGGCACGTCCATTATGCACTGGCTCGCGGATCCGAGTTTTGATTTTATTTTGGCGGCTGGCAACGACGGTTCGGATGAAGACATCTTCAAGATTCTGCCGCCGACCGCGTACTCGATCAAGGTTGGCATGACACCGTCACATGCCAAATTCAATCTGTTCAGTCCCACCGAGTTGATTCGTCTGTTGAGTGAACTAACCGCTGCCGTCCATCACCCGTGTCATTTCGACAAGTCGCGCGGCGCGTAG
- a CDS encoding HEAT repeat domain-containing protein has protein sequence MFSIAVTLFVAYGIRSSAPSATPLTVPREANPSAAQTAPRGLTDHSTNHTGRAENAPTIEQNARQLATVDTLDAYHSLLPGLKQNETPSHRELSLTLLKGASSKVVPVLLDALNDSDAGVRAGAAQVLGMRREYRAIAALAAATHDPHARVRAEAALSLGEIYAWQNLSRLEVLQVNEDSLEVREAAQSAVSMIKAEIAKELGVPDYRVRDISVTRSTHPMLYAVTGSDLYVRRGTTWDFISRLPDAPLDLVTGPDGKIIYLATANSGLYHSSDGGIMWQHLQFGLHTPTQLTMTAITVDAQNAHQLYAALVGSSMYPGMLDPLGVFSSSDNGNTWVWLPGSPIHALTTNLIVDADSPGYLFGLANGKPWRYALPP, from the coding sequence TTGTTTTCGATAGCCGTTACATTGTTCGTGGCATACGGCATCCGTTCATCCGCGCCATCTGCCACTCCGTTAACCGTGCCACGCGAGGCAAATCCGAGTGCGGCGCAAACAGCGCCGCGCGGCTTGACTGACCATTCGACGAATCACACTGGGCGTGCGGAGAATGCTCCAACCATCGAACAAAACGCGCGTCAATTGGCGACGGTAGATACGCTGGATGCATATCACAGTCTCTTACCAGGGCTGAAGCAAAACGAAACGCCATCTCATCGCGAGTTGTCGCTTACTTTACTCAAGGGCGCTTCGTCCAAAGTTGTACCAGTGCTGTTGGACGCGCTGAACGATTCCGACGCCGGGGTGCGCGCGGGCGCGGCTCAAGTGCTTGGAATGCGCCGGGAATATCGTGCAATTGCCGCGCTGGCAGCGGCAACGCACGATCCGCATGCGCGTGTGCGGGCGGAGGCGGCGCTATCCCTGGGCGAAATTTACGCATGGCAAAATCTGTCGCGCCTCGAAGTGCTTCAAGTGAACGAGGATAGTTTGGAGGTTCGTGAAGCGGCGCAATCTGCCGTGAGCATGATCAAGGCAGAGATTGCCAAAGAACTTGGCGTCCCAGATTATCGTGTGCGGGATATCTCGGTAACTAGATCCACGCATCCAATGCTCTACGCAGTTACCGGAAGTGATCTGTACGTGCGGCGCGGCACAACCTGGGATTTTATCAGCCGGCTACCCGACGCTCCGCTCGATCTGGTCACTGGTCCGGATGGAAAGATCATCTACTTGGCAACCGCCAATTCCGGTTTGTATCACAGTTCTGATGGCGGTATAATGTGGCAACATCTCCAATTCGGGCTGCATACGCCGACGCAACTGACGATGACGGCGATCACGGTTGACGCGCAAAACGCACATCAGTTATATGCCGCGCTCGTCGGGTCGAGCATGTACCCTGGGATGCTCGATCCACTCGGCGTTTTCTCTAGCAGCGATAATGGTAACACCTGGGTCTGGTTGCCCGGTTCGCCGATCCATGCGCTCACGACGAACCTCATCGTAGACGCAGACTCGCCAGGTTATCTGTTCGGTTTAGCCAATGGCAAGCCCTGGCGTTATGCGCTGCCGCCATAG
- a CDS encoding CsbD family protein produces the protein MMQDVLMGNWNQLQPQMKMWWDRLTDDDLEAINGHYDILVSVLMARYAYSAQRAEKQIQQRLGEFEKAHRALVGH, from the coding sequence ATGATGCAAGATGTGCTGATGGGCAACTGGAATCAATTGCAACCACAAATGAAAATGTGGTGGGACCGACTCACTGACGACGACCTGGAAGCGATCAACGGTCACTACGATATTCTCGTGAGCGTACTCATGGCGCGATACGCGTATAGCGCGCAACGCGCCGAAAAGCAGATCCAACAACGACTGGGCGAATTCGAAAAGGCTCACCGGGCGCTCGTCGGTCACTAA
- a CDS encoding GlsB/YeaQ/YmgE family stress response membrane protein: MGILSWLVVGLIAGWLAGAVMRGGGYGLLGDVIIGFVGALVGGFLATALFNIHDAVTGINLPTIIVAFLGALVTISVLRLIARPMRGL, translated from the coding sequence ATGGGCATATTGTCATGGCTTGTCGTTGGTTTGATCGCCGGCTGGCTGGCAGGCGCAGTCATGCGCGGCGGCGGGTACGGATTGCTGGGAGACGTCATCATCGGTTTTGTCGGCGCTCTCGTCGGAGGATTTCTCGCTACAGCGTTGTTCAACATCCACGATGCGGTTACCGGCATTAACCTGCCCACGATCATCGTAGCGTTCCTGGGTGCGCTCGTCACGATCTCGGTCTTGCGATTGATCGCGCGCCCGATGCGTGGTCTGTAA
- a CDS encoding response regulator transcription factor, translated as MLKIFLVDDSVFIRQRLTRLLAQVSDIEIVGEAAGASEATQMILRLKPDMVLLDLRLLGEGTGLDVLRAIKQINPAPTVIVLTNYPYYQKKCLDAGADFFFDKSTQFAEIVPVIEKRAKKIRRRRHPGFNHPHGRLMTSRTRLRKR; from the coding sequence ATGCTCAAGATATTTCTGGTTGATGATTCGGTCTTTATCCGCCAGCGACTGACCCGGCTACTTGCCCAGGTCAGCGATATTGAAATCGTCGGCGAAGCGGCTGGCGCGAGTGAGGCGACGCAAATGATCTTGCGTCTCAAACCGGACATGGTGCTTTTGGATCTTCGCTTGCTGGGAGAAGGTACGGGACTGGATGTGCTCCGCGCCATCAAGCAAATCAATCCTGCGCCGACTGTGATCGTCCTGACGAACTATCCGTACTATCAGAAAAAATGTCTGGACGCGGGTGCGGATTTCTTTTTCGACAAGTCCACACAGTTTGCCGAGATCGTGCCGGTAATCGAAAAGCGCGCCAAGAAAATACGGCGACGCCGGCATCCAGGTTTCAACCATCCGCATGGGCGATTGATGACGAGTCGGACACGATTGCGTAAACGGTAA
- the secG gene encoding preprotein translocase subunit SecG, translating to MYLNLIQIIISVTLIVVILLQIKGDTTGGVFGGAGVARTRRGLELRLFQITIALSVIFLLISFFSAFLAVRS from the coding sequence GTGTATCTCAACCTCATTCAGATTATCATTTCGGTGACGTTGATCGTCGTCATCCTGCTCCAGATCAAAGGCGACACGACCGGGGGCGTGTTTGGCGGCGCGGGCGTCGCGCGCACGCGGCGCGGTTTAGAATTGCGCCTGTTCCAAATCACCATTGCGTTGTCCGTGATCTTTCTCCTCATCTCTTTCTTCAGCGCGTTCCTCGCGGTGCGCTCCTAA
- a CDS encoding peptide ABC transporter substrate-binding protein translates to MKHIRWQLLIALVGVVFLSVVLALLAFGANTIERPDVGGTYVEGIAGRPNAINPIFAQYNEVDRDLASLIFTGLTRADENGNLKPDLATKWSVAPNGLVYTFTLRSDAYWHDGERFTADDVLYTFRTLQDPGCRCPPDLMAFWRTVAISATDAATIRFQLTQPYAPFLDYTRMGILPAHLLKDVSPSELATQPFNRRPIGTGPFQVAELTANHILLDANPRYYDDPRPYLGRIQFKFYPDYETIFTGYTREDVEGIARVMPSYLGKARNQPNLTLYNARIGGYSFVLFNLSKAPFQDKNVRQALLYATDRQHIVNDVLQGQGIVAASPIEPGSWANNSIINPYPFDLEKAKAILDAAGWRDPGDGTRAKDRVPLAFTLTTSDDPTRVAIANDLAKTWQTIGVKVAVQSVPAALLAPNVLRPRVFDAVLYEWRTLANDPDQYENWHETQIPDASHGGQNYSGLKDRDISETLEAARRTSDQAKRAELYRKFQELFADRVPALLLYYPVYTYGVDARVHGVQLAPMLTPSDRFRSVTQWYLKTKRVLANAPDEPTRTRPAPPPTATATPTLPPTPAPPTLPPPTIPPATIAPPTVAPTIAATLTPITPGTTLTPTTPVTATQVIIVVVATPAPSTTPAGQCGGLNGVIKAPIAGATVAGLVEIRGTANAPSFGYWKLEYRADANPNYTQLFRSDRPANDQVLSLWSTRTVANGAYWLQLSVVDSTGNFSSPCQIRVNVAN, encoded by the coding sequence ATGAAGCACATTCGCTGGCAGTTGTTGATCGCGCTCGTGGGCGTCGTGTTCCTCAGCGTCGTTTTGGCGTTGCTGGCATTCGGCGCGAACACGATCGAACGTCCGGACGTCGGCGGCACGTATGTCGAAGGCATTGCCGGTCGTCCCAACGCGATCAATCCCATCTTCGCGCAGTACAACGAAGTAGACCGCGATCTCGCGTCGCTCATTTTCACCGGCTTGACGCGCGCGGACGAGAACGGCAACCTCAAGCCCGACCTCGCGACCAAATGGAGCGTTGCGCCGAACGGCTTGGTCTACACGTTCACATTGCGCTCCGACGCGTACTGGCACGACGGCGAACGCTTCACCGCAGACGACGTGCTCTACACGTTTCGCACACTCCAAGACCCAGGGTGCCGATGTCCGCCGGACCTGATGGCGTTTTGGCGCACGGTCGCCATCAGCGCGACCGACGCCGCGACGATTCGCTTTCAATTGACGCAACCGTACGCGCCCTTCCTCGATTACACGCGGATGGGCATTCTCCCCGCGCATCTCTTGAAAGACGTGTCACCGTCCGAGTTGGCGACGCAACCATTCAATCGCCGACCCATCGGCACGGGACCCTTCCAGGTTGCGGAACTCACCGCGAACCACATCCTGCTCGACGCGAACCCGCGCTACTATGATGACCCACGCCCGTACCTTGGACGCATTCAATTCAAATTCTATCCGGATTACGAAACGATTTTCACCGGCTATACGCGCGAGGACGTCGAAGGCATCGCGCGCGTGATGCCGTCGTATCTCGGCAAAGCGCGCAATCAACCAAATCTGACATTATACAACGCGCGCATCGGCGGCTATTCGTTCGTACTCTTCAATTTATCCAAAGCGCCCTTTCAAGACAAGAACGTGCGCCAAGCTTTGCTGTACGCCACCGACCGCCAGCACATCGTCAACGATGTGTTGCAAGGACAAGGCATCGTCGCGGCGTCGCCCATCGAACCTGGGTCATGGGCGAATAATTCGATCATCAATCCGTACCCCTTCGATCTCGAAAAAGCGAAAGCAATTCTCGACGCCGCCGGCTGGCGCGACCCCGGCGATGGCACGCGCGCGAAAGATCGCGTGCCACTGGCGTTTACGCTGACGACGAGCGACGATCCAACACGCGTCGCGATCGCGAACGACCTCGCCAAGACGTGGCAAACGATTGGCGTCAAAGTCGCGGTGCAATCCGTGCCCGCCGCGCTCCTCGCGCCGAACGTCCTGCGCCCGCGCGTGTTCGACGCGGTGTTGTACGAATGGCGCACCTTGGCGAACGATCCCGACCAGTACGAAAATTGGCACGAGACTCAAATTCCCGACGCGTCACACGGCGGACAAAATTATAGCGGATTGAAAGATCGCGACATTAGCGAAACACTCGAAGCCGCGCGACGCACGAGCGATCAAGCCAAGCGCGCTGAGTTGTATCGCAAATTCCAAGAATTGTTTGCCGACCGCGTGCCGGCATTGTTGCTCTACTATCCGGTCTACACTTACGGCGTGGATGCGCGCGTGCACGGTGTGCAACTCGCGCCGATGCTTACGCCGAGCGACCGCTTTCGCAGCGTAACGCAGTGGTATCTCAAAACAAAACGCGTGCTGGCGAACGCGCCCGATGAACCGACGCGCACGCGTCCCGCGCCGCCGCCCACCGCAACCGCGACGCCGACACTTCCACCCACGCCCGCGCCGCCGACACTTCCACCGCCGACGATTCCGCCAGCAACTATCGCGCCACCCACTGTCGCGCCGACGATTGCGGCAACGTTGACGCCAATCACGCCGGGAACGACGCTCACACCGACCACGCCGGTCACCGCGACCCAGGTCATCATCGTCGTCGTCGCGACGCCCGCGCCCAGCACAACGCCCGCTGGGCAATGCGGCGGATTGAACGGCGTGATCAAAGCGCCCATCGCCGGCGCAACCGTTGCCGGTTTGGTCGAGATTCGCGGCACGGCGAACGCGCCAAGTTTCGGTTATTGGAAACTGGAATACCGCGCGGACGCGAATCCAAATTACACGCAACTCTTTCGTTCGGACCGGCCGGCGAACGACCAAGTGTTGAGTCTCTGGTCTACGCGGACGGTCGCCAACGGCGCGTACTGGCTCCAGTTGAGTGTCGTTGATAGCACCGGCAACTTTAGTTCACCGTGCCAAATCCGCGTAAACGTCGCAAATTGA
- a CDS encoding transcriptional repressor, whose translation MTNDRANEFAQALRQAGLRLTHPRLAICQLLADDTSHPTATQLHARLRGDFPSLSLATVYSTLNTLVALGLAYELGNAGDGQKHYDPDTAPHANLICTRCHQIRDLDDHALQAVSQRVAHKSGYQIQGARIVYYGVCPACAKRRNR comes from the coding sequence ATGACTAACGACCGCGCGAACGAATTTGCACAAGCCCTGCGCCAAGCCGGCTTGCGCCTGACGCATCCGCGTTTGGCGATTTGCCAACTATTAGCGGACGATACATCGCATCCGACCGCGACGCAACTCCACGCGCGCTTGCGCGGCGATTTTCCTTCGCTCAGTCTCGCCACCGTGTACAGCACGCTCAACACGCTCGTAGCACTGGGGTTGGCATACGAACTCGGCAACGCGGGCGACGGGCAAAAGCATTACGACCCAGACACCGCGCCGCACGCGAACCTCATTTGCACGCGTTGTCACCAGATCCGCGACCTCGACGATCACGCGCTCCAAGCCGTCAGTCAGCGTGTCGCGCACAAATCGGGCTATCAAATCCAGGGCGCGCGCATCGTGTACTATGGCGTGTGTCCGGCGTGCGCGAAACGCCGTAACCGATAG
- a CDS encoding anaerobic glycerol-3-phosphate dehydrogenase subunit C, which yields MSTPTPVLQWDAMHKRLKTDTKKCYYCGICEPLCPVFTPLFKLLAREYEENGAPIRREEFEPMMDLCYYCKLCLPACGIGVDFPRLALDYKIMRVKERGQTLQNTILMSQETIGKLSSPVAPISNWALSNGLNRRLMEAVVGIDRRRTMPKIASETFPRWMKHHKKKPGTSGRKIALFSGCFTDYYDPAVGIAAIQVLERNGVDIVYPPQRCCGIPMLTEGSLDKALQNFEYNTSVLAPLVKEGYTIVVLDGPCAMTFRQEVPQFLKTVDARNVGFRVRDINQYLMELVKRNELDTNFNPVEGAIAYHASCAAKLQRIETAGFELLKLIPGLTIERVDKGCCGFDGSFGFKKQSYEIANQVGAELFAWVKSTGASEAITDCPLCEVQIADGARVRTAHPIEVLARAYGF from the coding sequence ATGAGCACTCCAACTCCAGTCCTTCAATGGGACGCGATGCACAAGCGTCTGAAAACCGACACGAAAAAGTGTTACTATTGCGGCATCTGCGAACCGCTCTGTCCGGTTTTCACGCCCTTGTTCAAACTGCTCGCGCGTGAGTACGAAGAGAACGGCGCCCCGATCCGGCGCGAAGAGTTTGAACCGATGATGGATCTCTGCTACTATTGCAAACTGTGTTTGCCGGCGTGCGGCATCGGCGTGGATTTCCCGCGCCTCGCGCTGGATTACAAAATTATGCGCGTCAAGGAACGCGGGCAAACGTTGCAAAACACGATACTGATGAGCCAGGAAACCATCGGCAAGTTGAGCAGTCCAGTCGCGCCGATCTCGAACTGGGCGCTCTCGAACGGATTGAATCGCCGCTTGATGGAAGCAGTCGTCGGCATTGACCGTCGCCGCACGATGCCGAAAATCGCGAGCGAAACATTTCCACGCTGGATGAAGCATCACAAAAAGAAACCTGGGACGAGCGGGCGCAAGATTGCGCTCTTTTCCGGTTGCTTTACCGATTACTACGATCCCGCGGTCGGCATCGCGGCAATCCAGGTGCTCGAACGCAACGGCGTAGACATCGTTTATCCGCCACAAAGATGTTGCGGCATTCCGATGCTCACCGAAGGCAGTCTCGACAAAGCGCTGCAAAATTTCGAGTACAACACCAGCGTCCTCGCACCACTCGTCAAAGAAGGTTACACGATTGTCGTCCTCGATGGTCCGTGCGCGATGACGTTTCGCCAAGAAGTACCGCAATTCCTCAAGACGGTGGACGCGCGCAACGTCGGCTTTCGCGTACGCGATATCAATCAGTACTTGATGGAGCTGGTCAAGCGCAACGAACTCGATACGAACTTCAATCCGGTTGAAGGTGCCATCGCGTATCACGCGTCATGCGCGGCAAAGTTGCAACGCATCGAGACAGCCGGTTTCGAATTGCTCAAATTGATTCCTGGGTTGACCATTGAACGCGTGGACAAGGGCTGTTGCGGATTCGACGGCTCGTTCGGTTTCAAAAAACAATCGTATGAGATCGCGAACCAGGTGGGCGCGGAATTGTTCGCGTGGGTGAAATCTACCGGCGCGAGTGAAGCGATCACCGATTGCCCGCTGTGCGAAGTGCAAATCGCCGATGGCGCACGCGTGCGCACCGCGCACCCGATTGAAGTGCTTGCACGCGCGTATGGATTCTAG
- the lpdA gene encoding dihydrolipoyl dehydrogenase: MADSQFDLIVLGGGPGGYVAAIRAAQLGMQVALVERDNLGGVCLNWGCIPTKALLKNANVVETFSHANDFGIQVEKFSADFGKAIDRSRVVSNRLVKGVEFLMKKNKIQVFKGEGVLTAANRIELNRAINRTEDGRGLTAKNILIATGARAITIPGLPLDGKDVITSREALELRELPSPIVVVGAGPIGMEFAYIYRAYGAEVTVVEMLPHLLPREDAEVSAVVEKEMGKLGINFRLNTKVESAEKVNGKVQLKVSSAGKTETIEAQKVLVAISVKPNSENLGLEALGVEMTRGAIGVNDQMQTNVPGIYAIGDVTMKLPLAHVASHQGVIVAEAIAGKNPRPLDLNNVPRCTYCTPQVASLGLTEQQAKEAGHDVRVGKFNFRANGKALGINEYEGFVKLVVDKKYGEILGAHLVGPEVTDLTGELSLAKSMELTPAELAHAVHAHPTLTEVIAEAALDSMGESIHQ, translated from the coding sequence ATGGCAGACTCGCAATTTGATTTGATCGTTCTCGGCGGCGGACCGGGCGGATACGTTGCCGCGATTCGCGCCGCGCAACTCGGCATGCAAGTCGCGCTCGTCGAACGCGACAATCTCGGCGGCGTTTGCTTGAACTGGGGCTGCATTCCAACAAAGGCGCTGCTCAAAAACGCGAACGTCGTCGAGACGTTCAGCCACGCGAACGATTTCGGCATCCAGGTCGAAAAATTCTCCGCCGATTTTGGCAAAGCGATTGATCGCAGTCGCGTCGTTTCGAACCGGCTCGTCAAGGGCGTCGAGTTCTTGATGAAGAAAAATAAAATCCAGGTTTTCAAAGGCGAAGGGGTCCTCACCGCCGCGAATCGCATCGAACTTAACCGTGCGATTAATCGCACGGAGGACGGGCGCGGATTAACCGCCAAGAACATTCTCATCGCGACCGGCGCGCGCGCGATCACGATTCCCGGTCTGCCGCTCGACGGCAAAGACGTCATCACCTCACGCGAGGCGCTCGAACTGCGCGAACTACCGTCGCCCATCGTCGTCGTCGGCGCGGGACCAATCGGAATGGAATTCGCGTACATTTATCGCGCGTACGGCGCGGAGGTGACGGTCGTCGAAATGTTGCCGCACCTCTTGCCGCGTGAAGACGCCGAAGTGAGCGCGGTCGTCGAAAAAGAAATGGGCAAACTTGGCATCAACTTCCGGCTCAATACCAAGGTCGAGAGCGCGGAAAAAGTGAACGGCAAGGTGCAGCTCAAGGTGTCAAGCGCGGGCAAGACGGAAACCATCGAAGCGCAAAAAGTGCTCGTCGCGATTTCGGTCAAGCCGAACAGCGAAAACCTGGGTCTCGAAGCGCTCGGCGTCGAGATGACGCGCGGCGCGATTGGCGTGAACGACCAGATGCAAACGAACGTGCCGGGCATTTACGCAATCGGCGATGTGACGATGAAGTTACCGCTCGCGCACGTCGCGTCGCATCAAGGTGTAATCGTGGCGGAAGCGATTGCCGGCAAAAATCCGCGCCCGCTCGATTTGAACAACGTGCCGCGGTGCACGTACTGCACGCCCCAGGTCGCCTCGCTTGGTTTGACCGAACAACAAGCGAAAGAAGCCGGGCACGATGTGCGCGTCGGCAAATTCAATTTCCGCGCGAACGGCAAGGCGCTCGGCATCAACGAGTACGAAGGTTTCGTCAAACTCGTCGTGGATAAAAAGTACGGCGAGATTCTTGGCGCGCATTTGGTCGGTCCCGAAGTGACCGATCTAACCGGCGAACTAAGTCTCGCGAAATCCATGGAACTGACACCCGCTGAACTCGCGCACGCGGTTCACGCGCACCCGACGCTGACCGAAGTCATCGCCGAAGCCGCGCTCGATTCGATGGGTGAGTCAATTCATCAGTGA
- a CDS encoding histidine phosphatase family protein → MRHGRSRADDEGVHEGRYDSPLTDVGREQVRMRAMTWLSERVHFDCIIASTLQRALESANIIGNTLGAPVETDPDWMELDNGPLAGMSRSDAQERYPRPAFRNPYEPFCGSGESDWAIHSRAARAVEKVIRRGAGKYLVVAHGGILNAAMRTLVGAPPSVNGQGIWFSFGDTGFVRTHYVPTKHQWVIEEFKPG, encoded by the coding sequence ATGCGGCACGGTCGTTCACGTGCCGACGACGAAGGTGTGCACGAGGGGCGGTACGATTCGCCGTTGACCGATGTCGGACGCGAGCAAGTGCGAATGCGCGCGATGACCTGGTTGTCCGAGCGCGTTCATTTCGATTGCATCATCGCGAGCACCTTGCAACGCGCACTCGAGTCGGCGAACATTATCGGCAACACACTGGGTGCGCCGGTCGAAACCGATCCCGATTGGATGGAACTGGATAACGGTCCGCTCGCCGGCATGTCGCGTTCGGACGCACAGGAGCGTTATCCGCGCCCCGCGTTTCGGAATCCGTACGAACCGTTTTGCGGATCAGGCGAAAGTGATTGGGCAATCCACAGTCGCGCCGCGCGCGCAGTCGAAAAAGTGATTCGGCGTGGCGCGGGCAAATACTTGGTCGTCGCGCACGGCGGCATTCTCAACGCGGCGATGCGAACCCTTGTCGGCGCGCCGCCAAGCGTGAATGGGCAAGGCATCTGGTTCAGTTTCGGCGACACCGGTTTTGTGCGAACGCATTACGTACCCACAAAACATCAGTGGGTGATCGAGGAATTTAAACCGGGTTAG